A region from the Cryptosporangium arvum DSM 44712 genome encodes:
- a CDS encoding dihydroorotase yields the protein MNYDLIVTNARVVTPDAAEPRSTDVGIKDGKFTALGTLDPAEAGTVLDAGGKLLYPGVVDVHQHWGIYNDLTDDARTESRASAQGGVTTGITYIRTGQYYLNRTGPYTEIFPDVLKATEGHAYVDYAFHVAPILRRHIDEIPTMISEFGVPSFKIFMFYGTHGLHGRSNEQGSFLMLPEDETYDYAHFEFVMRGIQAAREDPRFAGFADAISLSLHCETAEIMRAYTKIVEEAGGPRDLAAYSASRPPHSEGLAITIASYLAHETQLPNINLLHLSSRKAIEAAMLMQTAFPHVNFRREVTIGHLVADISTASGLGGKVNPPLRPREDVEALWEHVLAGNFSWVTSDHACCKDEQKFGDPREDVFTAKSGFGGTEYLLPALVSEGRRRGLSHGQIAALTSWNPAQRFGLFSKGTVAAGYDADFCLVDDGSSWVVRAADSESAQEYSPFEGFELSVRVTDTYLRGDAVLRDGAVVGAPRGQYVRRPTG from the coding sequence ATGAACTATGACCTGATCGTCACGAACGCCCGCGTGGTCACGCCGGACGCGGCGGAACCCCGCTCGACCGACGTCGGCATCAAGGACGGGAAGTTCACCGCGCTGGGGACGCTGGACCCGGCGGAAGCCGGGACCGTGCTCGACGCCGGTGGCAAGCTGCTCTACCCGGGCGTGGTCGACGTGCACCAGCACTGGGGCATCTACAACGACCTCACCGACGACGCGCGCACCGAGAGCCGGGCCTCCGCCCAGGGCGGCGTCACCACCGGGATCACCTACATCCGCACCGGCCAGTACTACCTGAACCGGACCGGGCCCTACACCGAGATCTTCCCGGACGTGCTCAAGGCCACCGAGGGGCACGCGTACGTGGACTACGCGTTCCACGTCGCGCCGATCCTGCGCAGGCACATCGACGAGATCCCGACGATGATCAGCGAGTTCGGCGTCCCCTCGTTCAAGATCTTCATGTTCTACGGCACGCACGGGCTGCACGGCCGCTCGAACGAGCAGGGCTCGTTCCTGATGCTGCCCGAGGACGAGACGTACGACTACGCGCACTTCGAGTTCGTCATGCGCGGCATCCAGGCCGCCCGTGAGGACCCGCGGTTCGCCGGCTTCGCCGACGCGATCTCGCTGTCGCTGCACTGCGAGACGGCCGAGATCATGCGCGCCTACACCAAGATCGTCGAGGAGGCCGGCGGGCCCCGCGACCTGGCCGCCTACAGTGCCTCGCGACCGCCGCACTCGGAGGGGCTGGCGATCACGATCGCGTCGTACCTGGCCCACGAGACCCAGTTGCCGAACATCAACCTGCTGCACCTCTCCTCGCGCAAGGCGATCGAGGCGGCGATGCTGATGCAGACGGCGTTCCCGCACGTGAACTTCCGGCGCGAGGTGACGATCGGGCACCTGGTCGCCGACATCTCGACCGCGAGCGGGCTCGGCGGCAAGGTCAACCCGCCGCTGCGCCCGCGCGAGGACGTCGAGGCGCTCTGGGAGCACGTGCTGGCCGGGAACTTCTCCTGGGTGACGAGCGACCACGCGTGCTGCAAGGACGAGCAGAAGTTCGGCGACCCGCGCGAGGACGTCTTCACCGCGAAGAGCGGGTTCGGCGGCACCGAGTACCTGCTGCCCGCGCTGGTGAGCGAGGGACGCCGGCGAGGGCTCTCGCACGGGCAGATCGCGGCGCTGACGTCCTGGAACCCGGCGCAGCGCTTCGGGCTGTTCTCCAAGGGCACGGTCGCGGCCGGCTACGACGCGGACTTCTGCCTGGTCGACGACGGGTCCTCGTGGGTGGTGCGCGCCGCCGACTCGGAGTCGGCGCAGGAGTACTCCCCGTTCGAGGGGTTCGAGCTCTCCGTCCGGGTCACCGACACCTACCTGCGTGGCGACGCCGTGCTGCGCGACGGGGCCGTGGTGGGGGCGCCGCGCGGACAGTACGTGCGGCGCCCCACCGGCTGA
- a CDS encoding MmgE/PrpD family protein, translating into MAEPTLAQRLGAFAADAADLPGEVTDSVRKRVLDILGIAVAAASLETSRAARRWAAEQGGTPEATAIGRPEKLPATQAAFVNGVLAHSLDYDDTHLPSVLHPSAVVVPAALAAAEATHASGAQLETAIAVGLETAVRLGMAGYDQESNNSVFFEHGQHATSICGAVGAAVAAARLHGMDAARTTDVIGVVASMASGLIEANRTGGTVKRMHCGWAAHAALSAVGLVRHGFTGPPTVLEGRFGFFQAWLHGVFDASQITDGLGESWAVPGIFFKPYPANHFTHAGIDAARRLRAKGVDPAAIRSIRLGVPRQNLPTVGQPIEVKRAPETGYMAQFSGPYTLVAGLLGGGGLGVGLDDFTDELARDPHRRALMRLVEVEPDEKCTAIFPYQFPAVVTLRLDDGTELTEEVLVNRGGPGDPLSFDELATKFRDNAGRALPAEAVGALAEAIAGLHDITDLSALLEPLREVDAHEL; encoded by the coding sequence GTGGCTGAGCCGACGCTCGCGCAGCGGCTCGGGGCCTTCGCGGCCGACGCCGCCGATCTCCCGGGCGAGGTCACCGACAGCGTCCGCAAACGCGTCCTGGACATCCTCGGCATCGCGGTCGCGGCCGCGTCGCTGGAGACCAGCCGGGCGGCCCGGCGCTGGGCCGCCGAACAGGGCGGCACTCCCGAGGCCACCGCGATCGGCCGGCCGGAGAAGCTCCCGGCCACGCAGGCCGCGTTCGTCAACGGCGTGCTGGCCCACTCGCTCGACTACGACGACACCCACCTGCCGTCCGTCCTGCACCCCAGCGCGGTCGTCGTCCCGGCCGCGCTCGCCGCCGCCGAGGCCACGCACGCGAGCGGCGCCCAGCTGGAGACCGCGATCGCGGTCGGGCTCGAGACCGCGGTCCGGCTCGGCATGGCCGGCTACGACCAGGAGTCCAACAACTCCGTGTTCTTCGAGCACGGCCAGCACGCCACGTCGATCTGCGGCGCGGTCGGTGCTGCGGTCGCCGCGGCGAGACTGCACGGGATGGACGCCGCCCGCACCACCGACGTCATCGGGGTCGTCGCGTCGATGGCGTCCGGGCTGATCGAGGCCAACCGCACCGGCGGCACCGTGAAACGGATGCACTGCGGCTGGGCCGCGCACGCGGCGCTGAGCGCGGTCGGGCTGGTGCGTCACGGCTTCACCGGCCCGCCCACCGTGCTCGAAGGCCGGTTCGGCTTCTTCCAGGCCTGGCTGCACGGCGTGTTCGACGCGAGCCAGATCACCGACGGCCTCGGGGAGAGCTGGGCCGTGCCCGGCATCTTCTTCAAGCCGTACCCGGCCAACCACTTCACCCACGCCGGCATCGACGCCGCCCGCCGCCTGCGCGCGAAGGGCGTCGACCCGGCGGCGATCCGGTCGATCCGGCTCGGCGTGCCCCGGCAGAACCTCCCCACGGTCGGCCAGCCGATCGAGGTCAAGCGCGCCCCCGAGACCGGCTACATGGCCCAGTTCAGTGGCCCGTACACGCTCGTCGCCGGCCTGCTCGGCGGCGGAGGGCTCGGCGTCGGGCTCGACGACTTCACCGACGAGCTGGCCCGCGACCCGCACCGGCGCGCGCTGATGCGGCTGGTCGAGGTGGAACCGGACGAGAAGTGCACCGCGATCTTCCCGTACCAGTTCCCGGCCGTGGTCACCCTCCGGCTGGACGACGGCACGGAGCTCACCGAGGAGGTTCTGGTCAACCGGGGCGGGCCGGGTGATCCGCTCTCGTTCGACGAGCTCGCAACCAAGTTTCGCGACAATGCCGGACGAGCACTTCCCGCCGAGGCCGTCGGGGCGCTCGCGGAGGCGATCGCCGGCCTGCACGACATCACTGATCTGTCCGCCCTGCTCGAACCGCTCCGGGAGGTCGACGCCCATGAACTATGA
- a CDS encoding cyclase family protein, whose protein sequence is MSDALLDAVAAGVTIHDLGRTFFPGMPQSPNHPAYTHTLPRRHGDMVRADGASAANDLIVLGTHVGTHIDALAHVSFQGKLHGGADAHEAVAGGRYLEHGVHTIAPMVRRGVLLDVPAALGAECEPGYEITVSDLEASARAEVRPGDVVLIRSGWGRRFDDGAEAYVGRDSGVPGISEAGAKWLAAKGIHAAGADTIAFERLAPGGGHASLPAHNVLLVEHGIYLIEAMALEELAAAGVAEFTFVLAPLKLLGATGSPVRPLALVSDGGARG, encoded by the coding sequence ATGAGCGACGCGTTACTGGACGCGGTCGCGGCCGGCGTGACGATCCACGACCTCGGCCGCACGTTCTTCCCCGGCATGCCGCAGTCCCCGAACCACCCCGCGTACACCCACACGCTGCCCCGGCGGCACGGTGACATGGTGCGGGCCGACGGCGCGTCGGCGGCCAACGACCTGATCGTGCTCGGCACCCACGTCGGAACCCACATCGACGCGCTCGCGCACGTCAGCTTCCAGGGCAAACTGCACGGCGGTGCGGACGCGCACGAGGCGGTGGCCGGGGGCAGGTACCTCGAGCACGGCGTGCACACGATCGCGCCGATGGTGCGCCGCGGGGTACTGCTCGACGTGCCCGCGGCGTTGGGCGCCGAGTGCGAGCCCGGGTACGAGATCACGGTGTCCGATCTGGAGGCGTCCGCCCGGGCCGAGGTGCGCCCCGGTGACGTCGTGCTGATCCGCAGCGGGTGGGGGCGCCGGTTCGACGACGGCGCCGAGGCCTACGTCGGCCGGGACTCCGGCGTGCCCGGGATCTCCGAGGCCGGGGCGAAGTGGCTGGCCGCCAAGGGCATCCACGCCGCCGGCGCCGACACGATCGCGTTCGAGCGGCTCGCGCCCGGCGGAGGGCACGCGTCGTTACCCGCGCACAACGTCCTGCTCGTGGAGCACGGCATCTACCTGATCGAGGCGATGGCGCTCGAGGAGCTCGCCGCGGCCGGCGTCGCCGAGTTCACGTTCGTGCTCGCGCCGCTGAAGCTGCTCGGCGCCACCGGCTCCCCCGTGCGTCCGCTGGCCCTGGTCTCCGACGGCGGCGCACGTGGCTGA
- a CDS encoding CaiB/BaiF CoA transferase family protein, with protein MTGPPENGPLHGLRVLDVSTILAGPLACQILGDYGADVIKIEHPRTGDSMRGHGGQKDGVPIWWKEISRNKRTVALNLSDPDGAAALTKLAARADVLVENFRPGTLERWGLGPETLHAVNPGLVLVRLTGFGQTGPYSSRAGFGTLAEAMSGFAALTGAADGPPTLPSFGLADSICGLAASSAALMALRHRDRTGRGQVVDLSILAPIMTAVGPGPTVYQQTGEIEQRHGNRSTNNAPRNTYRTADGSWVAISTSAQSIAERVLRLVGHPEVIEEPWFATGRGRAAHVDELDAYVGDWIGARTRDDVLAAFTGAGAAIAPVYTAKDLVEDVHVRETQMLTEVDDDELGRVLQHNVLWRMSETPGRIRFPGRALGADTDEVLTEAGLSADEIQALRDREVIR; from the coding sequence ATGACGGGCCCACCGGAGAACGGACCGCTCCACGGGCTGAGAGTCCTGGACGTCTCGACGATCCTGGCCGGCCCGCTCGCGTGCCAGATCCTCGGCGACTACGGCGCCGACGTGATCAAGATCGAGCACCCGCGCACCGGCGACAGCATGCGCGGGCACGGCGGCCAGAAGGACGGCGTGCCGATCTGGTGGAAAGAGATCAGCCGGAACAAGCGCACGGTCGCGCTCAACCTCTCCGATCCGGACGGTGCCGCCGCGCTGACGAAGCTCGCGGCCCGCGCCGACGTGCTGGTCGAGAACTTCCGTCCCGGCACGCTGGAGCGCTGGGGGCTGGGCCCCGAGACGCTGCACGCCGTGAACCCCGGGCTCGTGCTCGTGCGCCTCACCGGTTTCGGTCAGACCGGCCCGTACTCCTCCCGCGCCGGGTTCGGCACGCTCGCGGAGGCGATGAGCGGGTTCGCGGCGCTGACCGGTGCCGCCGACGGGCCGCCCACGCTGCCGAGCTTCGGCCTCGCCGACAGCATCTGCGGGCTGGCCGCGTCGTCGGCGGCGCTGATGGCGCTCCGGCACCGCGACCGCACCGGCCGGGGTCAGGTCGTCGACCTCAGCATCCTGGCGCCGATCATGACCGCGGTCGGGCCCGGGCCCACCGTCTACCAGCAGACCGGCGAGATCGAGCAGCGCCACGGCAACCGCTCGACGAACAACGCCCCGCGCAACACCTACCGCACCGCCGACGGCAGCTGGGTCGCGATCTCGACGAGCGCGCAGTCGATCGCCGAGCGGGTGTTGCGCCTGGTCGGGCACCCCGAGGTCATCGAGGAGCCCTGGTTCGCGACCGGCCGCGGCCGGGCGGCGCACGTCGACGAGCTCGACGCGTACGTCGGCGACTGGATCGGCGCACGCACCCGCGACGACGTGCTCGCCGCGTTCACCGGGGCCGGTGCGGCGATCGCCCCGGTCTACACCGCGAAGGACCTGGTGGAGGACGTCCACGTGCGCGAGACGCAGATGCTCACCGAGGTCGACGACGACGAGCTGGGGCGCGTGCTCCAGCACAACGTCCTCTGGCGCATGTCGGAGACACCGGGGCGGATCCGGTTCCCCGGCCGGGCGCTGGGCGCCGACACCGACGAGGTGCTCACCGAGGCCGGCCTCAGCGCCGACGAGATCCAGGCCCTGCGCGACCGTGAGGTGATCCGATGA
- a CDS encoding SDR family NAD(P)-dependent oxidoreductase encodes MDSTAVVTGAARGIGREVVRRLRAEGYRVVAVDRDPGVAALAEDGRVVTVTADVTADDTPAAAIGRAVSEFGRLDLLVNNAARFLRRSIADTTDDDFDTLFATNVRPAFRLARAALPHLERTRGSIVNTASISGLVGVANQSVYAMTKGAIVQLTRQLAIEYAARGVRINAVAPGAVDTGFMDEARRADPDPAASLAVTLGNHPIGRMSTPDEVARAIVFLAAPESSGITGTILSVDGGYVAR; translated from the coding sequence ATGGATTCGACGGCGGTGGTCACCGGGGCGGCGCGGGGTATCGGACGGGAGGTGGTCCGGCGGCTTCGCGCGGAGGGCTACCGGGTGGTCGCGGTCGACCGGGACCCCGGGGTGGCCGCGCTGGCCGAGGACGGCCGGGTGGTGACCGTCACCGCGGACGTCACCGCGGACGACACGCCCGCCGCGGCGATCGGCCGGGCGGTGAGCGAATTCGGGCGGCTCGACCTGCTGGTGAACAACGCCGCGCGCTTTCTCCGCCGGTCGATCGCCGACACCACCGACGACGACTTCGACACGTTGTTCGCGACGAACGTCCGGCCGGCGTTCCGGCTCGCCCGGGCCGCCCTCCCGCACCTGGAGCGCACGCGCGGCAGCATCGTGAACACCGCGTCGATCTCCGGGCTCGTCGGCGTCGCGAACCAGAGCGTCTACGCGATGACGAAGGGAGCGATCGTCCAGCTCACCCGGCAGCTCGCGATCGAGTACGCGGCCCGCGGCGTGCGGATCAACGCGGTCGCGCCCGGCGCCGTCGACACCGGGTTCATGGACGAGGCACGCCGGGCCGACCCGGACCCCGCGGCGAGCCTCGCGGTCACGCTGGGCAACCATCCGATCGGACGGATGTCGACGCCCGACGAGGTCGCCCGCGCGATCGTGTTCCTGGCCGCTCCGGAGTCGTCCGGCATCACCGGCACGATCCTGAGCGTCGACGGCGGCTACGTCGCGCGCTGA
- a CDS encoding carboxymuconolactone decarboxylase family protein: MTLTARQEEIKQEFVRVRGTWSDTWESVLRLDPEFLAAYLNLSAVPWRTGTLEPKVKEFLYIAIDANATHLYLPGVRQHIRAALSLGATPAEIMEVLELTATLGIHAMNVGVPVLVQVLEEKGLRNGPAPLDEYQERLKADFTATRGYWHSFWDEMLELDPEMFAAYTEFSSLPWRSGTLEPKVKEFVYIAFDTAATHLYVSGLKLHIENAIGYGATPREILEVMEIASVLGIHSVTSAAPILLEEAQRAT; encoded by the coding sequence ATGACCCTCACCGCACGGCAGGAAGAGATCAAGCAGGAGTTCGTCCGGGTGCGCGGAACGTGGAGCGACACCTGGGAGAGCGTGCTCCGGCTCGACCCGGAGTTCCTGGCCGCGTACCTGAACCTGTCGGCCGTGCCGTGGCGCACCGGCACGCTCGAGCCGAAGGTCAAGGAGTTCCTCTACATCGCGATCGACGCGAACGCCACGCACCTGTACCTGCCGGGCGTGCGTCAGCACATCCGGGCGGCGCTGTCGCTGGGCGCCACCCCGGCCGAGATCATGGAGGTGCTGGAGCTCACCGCGACGCTCGGTATCCACGCGATGAACGTCGGCGTGCCGGTTCTCGTCCAGGTGCTCGAGGAGAAGGGCCTGCGGAACGGGCCGGCGCCGCTGGACGAGTACCAGGAACGGCTGAAGGCGGACTTCACCGCGACGCGGGGCTACTGGCATTCGTTCTGGGACGAGATGCTGGAACTCGACCCCGAGATGTTCGCCGCGTACACCGAGTTCTCCTCGCTGCCGTGGCGGAGCGGGACGCTCGAGCCGAAGGTCAAGGAGTTCGTCTACATCGCGTTCGACACGGCGGCCACGCACCTGTACGTCAGCGGGCTGAAGCTGCACATCGAGAACGCGATCGGGTACGGCGCGACCCCCCGGGAGATCCTCGAGGTCATGGAGATCGCCTCCGTGCTCGGCATCCACTCGGTCACCTCGGCCGCCCCGATCCTGCTGGAGGAGGCTCAGCGCGCGACGTAG
- a CDS encoding NAD(P)-dependent oxidoreductase, which translates to MGRRGLRRGVHVMTIAFVGLGNMGAPMAARLLGADHAVHGFDLDPAALRALAELGGTAADTLADAVRDASVVVLMLPGSSAVGATLHDEGFVAGPGTVVVDMSSSEPLRTRELAAELAARGVTLVDAPVSGGVARARTGTLTIMAGGEPADLDRVAPVLAPLGTVTRTGAVGSGHAVKALNNLLSATHLLVTSEAILAGERFGLDPETMVSIFNGSSGRSGSTENKWPNFILPGTYDSGFGLRLMLKDMRIATGLADQVGAPDPLGHAAVELWARAAEALEPNADHTEIVNWLRKDASA; encoded by the coding sequence GTGGGCCGACGAGGTCTCCGACGCGGAGTACACGTCATGACGATCGCGTTCGTCGGCCTGGGCAACATGGGTGCGCCGATGGCGGCGCGCCTGCTCGGCGCGGATCACGCCGTACACGGGTTCGACCTGGACCCGGCGGCCCTCCGCGCGCTCGCCGAGCTCGGCGGAACGGCAGCCGACACCCTGGCCGACGCGGTCCGCGACGCCTCCGTCGTCGTGCTGATGCTGCCCGGCTCCTCCGCCGTCGGGGCGACCCTGCACGACGAGGGATTCGTCGCCGGGCCGGGCACGGTCGTGGTCGACATGAGCTCGTCGGAGCCCCTGCGTACCCGCGAACTGGCGGCCGAGCTGGCCGCCCGGGGCGTGACGCTCGTCGACGCCCCGGTCTCCGGCGGGGTCGCCAGGGCCCGCACCGGGACGCTCACGATCATGGCCGGTGGCGAGCCGGCCGACCTCGACCGCGTAGCGCCGGTGCTGGCGCCGCTCGGCACCGTCACCCGGACCGGCGCGGTCGGCAGCGGCCACGCGGTCAAGGCGCTGAACAACCTGCTCTCGGCCACCCACCTGCTGGTGACCAGCGAGGCGATCCTGGCCGGCGAACGCTTCGGCCTCGACCCGGAGACGATGGTGTCGATCTTCAACGGCTCCAGCGGCCGGAGCGGATCGACCGAGAACAAGTGGCCGAACTTCATCCTGCCCGGCACGTACGACTCGGGCTTCGGGCTGCGGCTGATGCTCAAGGACATGCGGATCGCGACCGGCCTGGCCGACCAGGTGGGCGCGCCCGACCCGCTCGGCCACGCGGCCGTCGAACTGTGGGCCCGCGCGGCCGAGGCACTCGAGCCGAACGCCGACCACACCGAGATCGTGAACTGGCTGCGAAAGGACGCGTCGGCATGA
- a CDS encoding cupin domain-containing protein: MKIVRGPGPSEQRPATITGEAWFDPVLPGTDGTTITTVFFTPGARTFWHTHEHGQILQVLAGRGLICSDGGSPQALAVGDTVWVPAGERHWHGATTDSFLSHTAISLGVTRWADEVSDAEYTS; this comes from the coding sequence ATGAAGATCGTCCGTGGACCAGGTCCGTCCGAGCAGCGTCCGGCGACGATCACCGGCGAGGCGTGGTTCGATCCGGTGCTGCCTGGGACCGACGGCACGACGATCACCACGGTCTTCTTCACGCCCGGAGCGCGCACGTTCTGGCACACCCACGAGCACGGGCAGATCCTCCAGGTGCTCGCCGGCCGGGGGTTGATCTGCTCCGACGGGGGCTCGCCGCAGGCGCTCGCGGTCGGCGACACGGTGTGGGTGCCCGCCGGTGAACGGCACTGGCACGGCGCCACCACCGACTCGTTCCTCTCGCACACCGCGATCTCGCTCGGCGTCACCCGGTGGGCCGACGAGGTCTCCGACGCGGAGTACACGTCATGA
- a CDS encoding NAD(P)-dependent oxidoreductase, which produces MRVGFVGLGNMGGRVSARITGAGRPVLGFDVRASNVVDAGASPASSVADVTAASDLVLLSLPDSAAVEDVVLGGVLPGARPGQIVVDLSTAAPESTVRMHRRLAERGAAYLDAGVSGGAAAAEKGTLTLMVGGAPDVLEQARPVLELFAATIFHCGPSGSGHTVKLLNNFLNAIALSATAEVMVAGKKAGLDLDVLLAVLNAGSGVNFATLNRFPKIVHGDYLRGGLTNTLMLKDVNLYVELVARLGVASPNSAGPLASFGLARALGYADEISNRVVDAIGDLSGGVRLHTPDEETS; this is translated from the coding sequence ATGAGGGTCGGCTTCGTGGGGCTCGGCAACATGGGCGGGCGGGTGTCGGCCCGCATCACCGGCGCGGGTCGCCCCGTGCTCGGCTTCGACGTGCGCGCGTCGAACGTGGTCGACGCCGGGGCGTCCCCCGCGTCCTCGGTCGCGGACGTCACCGCCGCCAGCGACCTGGTGTTGCTGTCGCTGCCCGACAGCGCCGCGGTCGAGGACGTCGTGCTCGGCGGGGTGCTGCCCGGCGCACGGCCGGGGCAGATCGTCGTGGACCTCTCGACCGCCGCGCCCGAATCGACCGTCCGCATGCACCGGCGGCTGGCCGAGCGCGGTGCCGCCTACCTCGACGCCGGGGTGTCCGGTGGGGCGGCCGCGGCCGAGAAGGGCACGCTGACGCTGATGGTCGGCGGCGCACCCGACGTGCTGGAGCAGGCGCGGCCGGTGCTGGAGCTGTTCGCCGCGACGATCTTCCACTGCGGGCCGAGCGGGTCGGGGCACACCGTGAAGCTGCTGAACAACTTCCTCAACGCGATCGCGCTGTCGGCCACCGCCGAGGTGATGGTCGCGGGCAAGAAGGCCGGGCTCGACCTCGACGTGCTGCTGGCCGTGCTCAACGCCGGATCGGGCGTCAACTTCGCGACGCTCAACCGGTTCCCGAAGATCGTCCACGGCGACTACCTGCGCGGTGGGCTGACGAACACGCTGATGCTCAAGGACGTCAACCTCTACGTCGAGCTCGTGGCGCGGCTGGGGGTCGCGAGCCCGAACTCGGCCGGTCCGCTGGCGAGCTTCGGGCTGGCCCGGGCGCTCGGCTACGCCGACGAGATCAGCAACAGGGTCGTCGACGCCATCGGCGACCTCTCCGGTGGGGTCCGCCTGCACACTCCGGATGAGGAGACGTCATGA
- a CDS encoding N-acyl homoserine lactonase family protein: MSERYQLTIVRYGTRQTVRSEVYLNHHLYAEPDGPIGMDYFFWVLRNSARTVVVDTGFSAAGGARRNRTTLVEPVAAFDALGVDRGAGPPVVITHAHYDHIGNLDLFPASPLTIAAAEYAFWTGPHAGRTLVHHSVEDAEIDRLRQAGAEGRLRPFTDSVVVAPGVLVTRVGGHTPGQSVVTAETSDGVVLLASDSVHYYEEYQRDMPFTQVADVVAMYDAFARIRGQLASGAVRHLVTGHDPDTLRRFTPVTGGVLAGLAATIGEEC; encoded by the coding sequence ATGAGCGAGCGGTACCAGCTCACGATCGTGCGCTACGGGACCCGGCAGACCGTGCGCAGCGAGGTCTACCTCAACCACCACCTGTACGCCGAGCCGGACGGGCCGATCGGCATGGACTACTTCTTCTGGGTGCTGCGCAACTCCGCACGCACGGTCGTGGTGGACACCGGCTTCTCCGCGGCGGGTGGCGCCCGCCGCAACCGCACGACGCTCGTCGAACCGGTGGCGGCGTTCGACGCGCTCGGAGTGGACCGGGGCGCCGGTCCACCGGTCGTGATCACCCACGCGCACTACGACCACATCGGCAACCTCGACCTGTTCCCGGCGTCCCCGCTGACGATCGCGGCGGCCGAGTACGCGTTCTGGACCGGCCCGCACGCCGGCCGCACGCTCGTGCACCACTCGGTCGAGGACGCGGAGATCGACCGGTTGCGTCAGGCGGGGGCCGAGGGCCGGCTGCGCCCGTTCACCGATTCGGTCGTGGTCGCCCCCGGCGTCCTGGTGACGCGGGTCGGTGGCCACACGCCGGGGCAGAGCGTCGTCACCGCCGAGACCAGCGACGGCGTCGTCCTGCTGGCCTCGGACTCGGTGCACTACTACGAGGAGTACCAGCGGGACATGCCGTTCACGCAGGTGGCCGACGTGGTCGCGATGTACGACGCGTTCGCGCGGATCCGCGGGCAGCTCGCGTCCGGCGCGGTGCGCCACCTGGTGACCGGCCACGACCCCGACACGCTGCGCCGGTTCACGCCGGTCACCGGCGGCGTGCTCGCCGGGCTCGCGGCCACGATCGGAGAGGAGTGCTGA
- a CDS encoding DUF6282 family protein, whose amino-acid sequence MTAVDYPFNPAADEDRATPDPEADALLVGAVDLHQHPGPSPFPRRMSILDAARDASAAGFRAIVAKSHHHSMVTDILALRAAGLDDLPTEVYGGIALNRTVGGLNPYAVELALRMGGRMVWFPTLSSAAHVSHHEHHDTGFPTPEVRLRDNEVISILGENGAVLPEVRDILAVIAAEDAVLTCGHLGVTESQALIDAAIEAGVGRILINHPVFVVGASVEQAAAWARQGVYIEHCAIMYWGKPERRRSLDELLSFIKAVGVEQTILSSDSGQKTNPLPVTLYRRAARGLLDAGLAEADIRRLLGGNGGRLLLT is encoded by the coding sequence GTGACTGCAGTCGATTACCCGTTCAACCCGGCCGCCGACGAGGACCGCGCGACACCCGACCCGGAGGCCGACGCGCTGCTCGTCGGCGCGGTGGACCTGCACCAGCACCCCGGGCCGAGCCCGTTCCCGCGGCGGATGAGCATCCTCGACGCCGCCCGGGACGCGTCGGCGGCCGGATTCCGCGCGATCGTGGCGAAGTCGCACCACCACAGCATGGTCACCGACATCCTGGCGCTGCGTGCGGCCGGGCTCGACGACCTCCCGACCGAGGTCTACGGCGGGATCGCGCTCAACCGCACGGTCGGCGGCCTCAACCCGTACGCGGTCGAACTCGCGCTGCGCATGGGCGGGCGGATGGTGTGGTTCCCCACGCTCTCGTCGGCGGCCCACGTCAGCCACCACGAGCACCACGACACCGGCTTCCCGACGCCGGAGGTGCGGCTGCGCGACAACGAGGTGATCTCGATCCTCGGCGAGAACGGCGCGGTGCTGCCGGAGGTGCGTGACATCCTCGCGGTGATCGCCGCCGAGGACGCCGTGCTGACCTGCGGGCACCTCGGCGTCACCGAGTCGCAGGCGCTGATCGACGCCGCGATCGAGGCCGGGGTGGGACGCATCCTGATCAACCACCCGGTGTTCGTCGTCGGGGCGTCGGTGGAGCAGGCGGCCGCGTGGGCGCGCCAGGGCGTCTACATCGAGCACTGCGCGATCATGTACTGGGGCAAGCCCGAGCGGCGGCGCAGCCTCGACGAGCTCCTCTCGTTCATCAAGGCCGTCGGCGTCGAGCAGACGATCCTGTCCTCGGACTCGGGCCAGAAGACCAACCCGCTGCCGGTGACGCTCTACCGGCGGGCCGCGCGCGGGCTGCTCGACGCCGGTCTCGCCGAGGCGGACATCCGGCGGCTGCTGGGCGGCAACGGCGGCCGGCTGCTCCTGACATGA